The following proteins are encoded in a genomic region of Arachis ipaensis cultivar K30076 chromosome B02, Araip1.1, whole genome shotgun sequence:
- the LOC107626907 gene encoding probable aquaporin NIP7-1 isoform X3 — protein MHMKDKLVMAEVIGTFILMLCVSGIIASTKFQNGEVGLLEYAATAGLTVVVIIFSIGPISCAHVNPAVTIAFATIGHVPWYKVPIYIIAQIVGSIFATFIGSLVYGIKSEVMITRPIQGCNSALWVELIATFIVMFLVAALTSEHESVGHLSGFVAGIAIGLAVLITGY, from the exons GTGATGGCAGAGGTGATTGGAACATTTATTTTGATGTTGTGTGTAAGTGGAATAATAGCAAGCACAAAATTCCAAAATGGTGAAGTGGGGCTTCTAGAGTATGCAGCCACAGCAGGATTAACAGTGGTTGTTATCATCTTCTCCATAGGACCAATTTCTTGTGCACATGTCAACCCAGCTGTCACAATTGCCTTTGCCACAATTGGTCATGTTccatggtacaag GTTCCAATTTACATAATAGCACAGATAGTAGGTTCTATATTTGCCACATTTATAGGTAGCCTTGTTTATGGCATAAAATCAGAGGTTATGATCACAAGGCCAATCCAAGGTTGCAACTCTGCATTGTGGGTTGAACTCATTGCAACTTTCATCGTCATGTTCCTTGTTGCAGCTTTGACATCTGagcatgaatca GTTGGGCATTTATCTGGCTTTGTTGCTGGAATTGCAATTGGTCTTGCTGTACTAATCACAGG
- the LOC107626907 gene encoding probable aquaporin NIP7-1 isoform X4, with translation MVMAEVIGTFILMLCVSGIIASTKFQNGEVGLLEYAATAGLTVVVIIFSIGPISCAHVNPAVTIAFATIGHVPWYKVPIYIIAQIVGSIFATFIGSLVYGIKSEVMITRPIQGCNSALWVELIATFIVMFLVAALTSEHESVGHLSGFVAGIAIGLAVLITGY, from the exons GTGATGGCAGAGGTGATTGGAACATTTATTTTGATGTTGTGTGTAAGTGGAATAATAGCAAGCACAAAATTCCAAAATGGTGAAGTGGGGCTTCTAGAGTATGCAGCCACAGCAGGATTAACAGTGGTTGTTATCATCTTCTCCATAGGACCAATTTCTTGTGCACATGTCAACCCAGCTGTCACAATTGCCTTTGCCACAATTGGTCATGTTccatggtacaag GTTCCAATTTACATAATAGCACAGATAGTAGGTTCTATATTTGCCACATTTATAGGTAGCCTTGTTTATGGCATAAAATCAGAGGTTATGATCACAAGGCCAATCCAAGGTTGCAACTCTGCATTGTGGGTTGAACTCATTGCAACTTTCATCGTCATGTTCCTTGTTGCAGCTTTGACATCTGagcatgaatca GTTGGGCATTTATCTGGCTTTGTTGCTGGAATTGCAATTGGTCTTGCTGTACTAATCACAGG
- the LOC107626907 gene encoding probable aquaporin NIP7-1 isoform X2 yields MAAKSGTSSDVMAEVIGTFILMLCVSGIIASTKFQNGEVGLLEYAATAGLTVVVIIFSIGPISCAHVNPAVTIAFATIGHVPWYKVPIYIIAQIVGSIFATFIGSLVYGIKSEVMITRPIQGCNSALWVELIATFIVMFLVAALTSEHESVGHLSGFVAGIAIGLAVLITGY; encoded by the exons GTGATGGCAGAGGTGATTGGAACATTTATTTTGATGTTGTGTGTAAGTGGAATAATAGCAAGCACAAAATTCCAAAATGGTGAAGTGGGGCTTCTAGAGTATGCAGCCACAGCAGGATTAACAGTGGTTGTTATCATCTTCTCCATAGGACCAATTTCTTGTGCACATGTCAACCCAGCTGTCACAATTGCCTTTGCCACAATTGGTCATGTTccatggtacaag GTTCCAATTTACATAATAGCACAGATAGTAGGTTCTATATTTGCCACATTTATAGGTAGCCTTGTTTATGGCATAAAATCAGAGGTTATGATCACAAGGCCAATCCAAGGTTGCAACTCTGCATTGTGGGTTGAACTCATTGCAACTTTCATCGTCATGTTCCTTGTTGCAGCTTTGACATCTGagcatgaatca GTTGGGCATTTATCTGGCTTTGTTGCTGGAATTGCAATTGGTCTTGCTGTACTAATCACAGG
- the LOC107626907 gene encoding probable aquaporin NIP7-1 isoform X5, with protein sequence MAEVIGTFILMLCVSGIIASTKFQNGEVGLLEYAATAGLTVVVIIFSIGPISCAHVNPAVTIAFATIGHVPWYKVPIYIIAQIVGSIFATFIGSLVYGIKSEVMITRPIQGCNSALWVELIATFIVMFLVAALTSEHESVGHLSGFVAGIAIGLAVLITGY encoded by the exons ATGGCAGAGGTGATTGGAACATTTATTTTGATGTTGTGTGTAAGTGGAATAATAGCAAGCACAAAATTCCAAAATGGTGAAGTGGGGCTTCTAGAGTATGCAGCCACAGCAGGATTAACAGTGGTTGTTATCATCTTCTCCATAGGACCAATTTCTTGTGCACATGTCAACCCAGCTGTCACAATTGCCTTTGCCACAATTGGTCATGTTccatggtacaag GTTCCAATTTACATAATAGCACAGATAGTAGGTTCTATATTTGCCACATTTATAGGTAGCCTTGTTTATGGCATAAAATCAGAGGTTATGATCACAAGGCCAATCCAAGGTTGCAACTCTGCATTGTGGGTTGAACTCATTGCAACTTTCATCGTCATGTTCCTTGTTGCAGCTTTGACATCTGagcatgaatca GTTGGGCATTTATCTGGCTTTGTTGCTGGAATTGCAATTGGTCTTGCTGTACTAATCACAGG